Sequence from the Amycolatopsis sp. NBC_00345 genome:
GGCTTCATCCGCGACCACCGGGACGTGATGGCCGTGCTCCGGGACGTCGTCGCGGGCATGGCGGCGGCCGCCGCGCCGCTGGCCGAGGTCCCCGACGTGCCCGCCGAGATCCCGGCCGTCGACTTCCGTGCGGCGCAAGGGCTTCTGGCCGAGCACACCGGCGAGGACCCGCGAGGCGAGCCCGACCTCGCGCCCGCCCACGAGCGCTGGCTGTCGGACTGGGCACGGCGCGAGCACGGTTCGGAGTTCCTGTTCGTGACCGGCTACCCGATGGCGAAGCGGCCGTTCTACACCCACCCGGCACCGTCCACCCCGGACTTCTCGAACAGCTTCGACCTGCTGTTCCGCGGCCTGGAGCTGGTCACCGGCGGGCAACGGCTGCACCGGCACGCCGACTACCTCGCGGTCCTCGGCGACCAGGCCGCGCACCACACGGACTACCTGACCGCGTTCGCCCACGGCATGCCGCCGCACGGCGGGTTCGCGATCGGCCTGGAACGCTGGACGGCGCGCCTGCTGGGGCTCGCCAACATCCGCGAGGCCACGCTGTTCCCACGCGACCTCCACCGCCTACGCCCCTGAGCGACCCTGTCGGCGTGCCCCTGAAGGCCACCTTCAGGGGCCTACATGCCCTGAAGGTGGCCTTCAGGGCATCGGCGCGACTCAACGAATGCCAGGGCAGTCACTTCTCGGCGAAGGTCAACGACCCGAGCGCGCCCACCAGCGGCGCCAGTTCCGGCAGCTCCCCGGCCTCGGCCAGCGCCGCGGCGAGTGTGGCGTCGTGGGTCGGCCGGGCGGCGGCGAGCAGCTGCTTCCCGGCCGGCGTCACCTCGGTGTAGATGCCGCGCCGGTCCGTCGCGCAGAGGTAACGCGAGAGCAGCCCCCGGTCCTCGAGCCGCGTGACGAGCCGCGTGGTCGCCGACTGGCTCAGCACCACGGCGCCGGCGAGCTGGTTCATCCGCAGGTGGAAGCCGTCCTGGCGGGCGAGCACGTCAAGCACCGTGTACTCGCTCACCGACAGCTCGTGGTCGCGCTCCAGCTCCCGCTGCAGCCGGTCCTCGATCCGCGCGTGCAACGCGGCCAGCGTGCGCCAGCCCTGTGCCCGGGCCTCGACAGCGTCATCAGCCAGTGACACGGTTCACCCCTTCTCGCGACCGCCCCCGGTTGCGAGAGCTTCGTTCCGTCGTGCATCATCAAGCGTGTGCAACTAACCGCGTCTGCAAGTATTGCTCACGCTCCTAATTGCTGACGCCACTGTACCGGGAACGGAAGGAAGAGGTGGTCACTCCATGAAAATCGACCTCAGCGGGCGCATCGCGCTGGTCACCGGCTCCACGGCCGGCATCGGCGAGGCCACCGCGAAGGCGCTGGCCGAGGCGGGCGCCGACGTCGTGGTCAACGGCCGCAGCGCCGAGCGCGTCGCCGAGACCGCGAAACGGCTCGGTGTGCGCGGGATCGCCGCGGACGTCGGCACCGCCGAGGGCGTCGCGGCGCTCGTGGAGCAGCTGCCCGACGTCGACGTGCTCGTCAACAACGCGGGGATCTTCGCCGCCCAGCCGGTGTTCGAGATCCCGGACGACGAGTGGCTGCGGTTCTACCAGGTCAACGTCCTCTCCGGCGTACGGCTCACGCGGCACTACGCGCCGCGGATGACCGGTCGCGGGTGGGGCCGGGTGATCTTCGTCAGCAGCGAATCCGGGATTCAGACGCCGGGCGAAATGGTCCACTACGGCATGACGAAGACGGCGCAGCTGGCGCTGTCGCGCGGCATGGCCCAGGAGGTCGCCGGCACCGGCGTCACCGTGAACAGCGTGCTGCCGGGCCCGACGCTGACCGAAGGCGTGCGGGAGTTCGTCGCGAGCCTGTACCCCGACCCCGACCTCGACTTCGCCGAGGCGGAGCGGAAGTTCATGGCCGAGGACCGGCCGACCTCGTTGCTGGGCCGGCTGATCCGGCCCGAGGAGGTGGCGAACCTGATCGCCTACGTCGCCTCGGACCAGGCCTCGGCCACCACCGGCGGCGCGCTGCGCGTCGACGGCGGCGTGCTGACCTCGATCATCCCCTGATTTCCTTACCCCAGAACAAAGAAAGGGTCTTCTCTTGACCAGCGTTCCCACCACCAAGCTCACCAACGGCGTCGAGATGCCGCAGCTCGGCTTCGGTGTCTTCCAAGTACCGGACGCCGACACGACGACCGCGGTGAAGGCCGCGCTCGAGGCCGGCTACCGCAGCATCGACACGGCCGCGGTCTACGGCAACGAGGCGGGCGTCGGCCGGGCGATCGCCGAGTCGGGCATCGCGCGCGACGAGCTGTTCATCACCAGCAAGCTGTGGAACGCCGACCAGGGTTACGACGAGGCCCTGCGCGGTTTCGACGCCGGCCTGGCGAAGCTCGGGCTGGAGCAGCTCGACCTGTTCCTGATCCACTGGCCGGTGGCCAAGTACGACAAGTACGTGCCGACGTGGAAGGCACTGGAGAAGCTGTACGCCGACGGCCGCGTGCGCGCCATCGGCGTGTCCAACTTCCAGCCGGCGCACCTGCGCCGCGTGCTCGACGAGGGCAGCGTGGTGCCGGCGGTGAACCAGATCGAGCTGCACCCGTACCTGATCCAGGCAGAGCTGCGCGCGTTCCACGCGGAGCACGGCATCGTCACCGAGGCGTGGAGCCCGCTGGCACAGGGCGGCGACCTGCTGGCCGAACCGATCGTCACCGGCCTCGCCGCCAAGCACGGCCGCAGCCCGGCGCAGATCGTCCTGCGCTGGCACCTGCAGCTGGGCAACGTGGTCATCCCGAAGTCCGTCACGCCGTCCCGCATCGCGGAGAACTTCGACGTCTTCGGCTTCACCCTGCCCGACGCCGACGTGCAGGAACTGTCCTCTTTGGACCGTGGCCGCCGCGTCGGCCCGGACCCGGACGTCCTGGACGCGCGGTGACCGCTTCCTACCGGACGATTTGCCCGCGCAGCACGGCTTGGGCCAGCACCGCGGGCGTTCCCGCGGTGCTGTCGACGGTCAGGTCGTAAGCAGTGCCGTGATCGTGGACGCTGCGGTAGTGGCCTCGCGCGAGCCCGGCCGGACTGCGCCTGCCGCGTTCCCGCTGTTCGGCCACCGCCAGCGGGCAGGTGACGCCCACCAGCAGCACCTCCAGGCCCGACAACGCGTCCATCCACTCCGGCAGCAGGTCCGGAGTCAGCAGCAACTCGTCGATGACCAGGTCGTCGCCCCCGCGCGCGAACGCGGCGGCGGCGGCCCGGGCGGACCGCAGCATCCGGCGTCCGGCTTCGCCGTAACGGATCACCACCGACGGCCGGCCCTCCTCGTCACTGCCGGTGCGGTCGTACCAGAACCCGTCCCGGCTGAGCGGACCGTCGCGTCCCCCGCCCCAATTCGACGGAACCAGGCTGAACAACGTGTCGATACCCCAGTAGACGAACGGGGTTTCGCTTTCGTCCTGGATGGCCCGGGCCAGGGTGGTCTTGCCCGCGCTCGACGTCCCGTTGAGGAAGATCACCCGGCCTGGGCGGTCACCGCTCCGCATCCGGCGAGGGTATCCGGCGGCCTTCTTGCTTGGCACGGAGAAGTACGCACCGGAACACTGCAGGAGTGATCGAACTGCGGGACTGGGTGGACGACTACGCGGAGTCCGGGGCCCGGCTCGCGAACGTCGCCGCCGCCCGGCACGGCGCCGTGGCCGAGGTGAGCTATTGGGTCGCCGCCGGGGCGCGTCCGGCCGCCGGTGGTACCGCAAGCCCGCGACGCCTACGGCTTGAGCGCCACCCCGCCCAGGGTCATCAGGTTCAGGTCCGTCAGCGGGGTCATCCGGGGACCGTCCGGCCACCAGTCGTGCAGGTAGGCGAGGCCGGGGTCGAGCAGGTCGAGGCCGGTGAAGAACGACGCGATCTCCGCGCGGCTGCGGTGGACGGTGCCGAGGCAGGTGCCTTCGAACTCCGCGTCGAGGGTGTGGGCGAGAGCCTGCCGGGGCGGGTCGTCCGGGGGCTCGTGGTGATGGGTGAGCAGCAGGTACGAGCCGGACGGCAGCTCGTCGACGTAACTGCGCACGATGTACTGCGCGCGGTCCAGGCTCTCGACGTGGTGCAGGATCGAGCAGAGCAGCACCGCGACCGGGCGCTCGAAGTCCAGGTGCCGGTAGACCACCGGGTCGCCGAGCGTGGCACCCGGGTCGGTCAGGTCGGCGCCGGTGATGTGGGTGTGCTCGTTCTCCTCCAGCACCGCCCGGCCGTGCACCTGAACGACCGGGTCGTGGTCCACGTAGACCACCTCGGCGCCGGGGCGGTGCCGCTGCGCGATCTGATGGGTGTTCTCCGCGGCCGGCAGGCCCGAGCCGAGATCGAGGAACTGGTCGATGCCGCGCTCGGCGGCCAGGTGGCGGACCACCCGCACCAGCCACGCCCGATGCTCGCGCGCCATGACCTGGGCGTCCGGCGCGATCTCCAGCAGCCGGCGCAGCGCCTCGCGGTCGTCCTCGTAGTGGTCCTGGCCGCCGAGCAACGCGTCGGACAGCCGTGCCTGGCTGACCCGGCCGCCGTACAGCCGGTCCGGGCGCGCGGTCCCGGAAACCAGGTCCCCAGGCGTCATCCGGCACTGCCCCTCTCACCGCCGCCGCCCGCGGTTCCCGATCCGGGCGTGGTCTGCGCGCTGTCCGGCAACGGACAGTGCACAGACTACGACACCGCGTTCACGGGGAGAACCCACTCCCCACAGCCTGACCTACCTGCACTAACCCTCTCCGCCGATCAGGAGAACGCCAGTTCTGCCCAATGCCCTCCGCCATCGGTCGTCCGGTACACCGCGGAGCCGCCGTCGGAATCCGGCAGTCCGTCCACGACCACGCCGGTGCCCGCGCCGGGGAAGTCCAGGTCCGCCAGCGCGAAGCCCCGCTCGCTCAGCCGAATGGTGCTCCAGGTGTGGCCGCCGTCGGTGGTGCGGTGCAGGAACTCGACACCGCCGCCCACGGCCGACACGGTCGCGTCGTCCGCCGTCGCGGCGCTGAAGCCCTGCGTGATGCCGGTGACCGGCGCCTGCTCGGTGCCGGTGAACGAGCCGCCCAGCTTCGGCGCCCGCCAGATCGACCGCTCGGACGAACCGGGCTGCGGCTGCCCGCCGCCGCTGTTGCACAGGACGATCACCTGGCCGTCGCGCACGCCGCCGAGCACGGCCCTGGTCCCCACCGGGCACGGCCGCGTGGCCGGGGTGAACGCGACGCCGTCGCCGGAAGTCCAGTACTTCTCCACATTGAAGTCGGCGTCGAGGGCGATCTGCACTCCGCCGTCGGTGGTGACGTCGCCGTCGGTGAGCCCGCCGGTCACCTCGAAGCCGGGCAACGGCGTCAGCAGTGGCGCCCCGGCCTTCCCGCTGTAGATGGCGGTTTTTTCGATGTCGCCGTAAGTCCTGATCACCGCGAAGACCCGGCCGCCGGCTTCGGCGATCTTCGAGACGTACCGTCGCTGGCCGGTGTCGCCGGCCTGCTGCACCGGCGCCCAGTGCTTGCCGCCGTCGCGCGTCACCACGATCTTCGTGCCGTCGGTGACGTACAGGAGCTGCTCGCTGAACGCGGTCAGCCGGACCTGGTTGTGGTTGTCCGGCAAGGACATCGGCGGCGCGGGGAGCTGCCGCCAGCTCTTCCCGCCGTCGGCCGTCGCGAGCAGCGACGGGCACCAGCCGGGCGTGCCGCAGTCGGTGAAGCCGAGCACCAGGCCGCGCTCCGGACTCGTCCAGGAGGTCGACGACGGCGCGAAGCCGGCCGGCACCACGGGGTCAGCCGAAGCCGGGGAGGCCACGGCGACCACGCCGAGCACGGCCGCCGCGAGGGCCACAAACCGAGTGAGTTTCATGTCCGGCAGGACGTGCGGAACGGGGCGAGGTTGCCTCCGATGATCAACAGTTCAGCGCCCCGGCGCGCCCGCCAGCCGTTCGTCCAGCTCAGCCTGGTCGGCGACGAACCACACGTGCCGGCCGCGGTTGGACTCGCGCACGACGTCGCGCAGCACCGGGCTTTCCGCGACGTACGCGCTGACGTCGCCGAGCACCGCGAGCCGGTACTGGTAGGCCACGAGTTTCGAGAAGAACCCGCCGATCAGCCGGCTGTCCATGTCGAAGAACCGCGGCGCGAAGCGCTCGACCGGGATCACCAGCAGCTCGGCGTCCAGGCGGTAGACGCCCGCGATCGTGTCCAGCGCGTCCTGCTCGGTGGCCAGCTCCGGGCCCTCGGCCGGCGCCGTCCACACCTGGACCCCGTGCCGCCGCACGACTTCGGTCATGGCCGCCGCCCGTCACCGAGCGGTGTCGCCGGAAAAAGCGTCGTCACAATGCCTCCGATAGGTCGGCGACCAGCCGCAGCAGGTCGGCGCTCCCGGCCAGACCGCCGATCACCACGAGCTTCAGCCGGGCCCGGTCCGGGTCGTGCACGGTCTCCACCCGCAGGCCCTGGCCGTGGATCGACGCGTGCACGTGGGTGGTCAGCCGGCCGGCCGTGGCCCGGTCGATGCCCTCGAGTTCCACGATGCTCGTCGCCTCGGCGCTGCGCGGAGCCGCCGAAGGCGGTGGGGCGCCGGTGAAAGCGGCCAGGTCGGCGGCCGAGATCCGGTACTGCTTGCCGATGCGCACCGCCTTCAGCCGCTCGTCGCGCACGTAGCCGCGCACCGTGCGGACGTGCAGTCCGAGGCGGTCCGCGACCTGTTCGACCGAGTACAGCTCCTGCGCCATTTCACTCCCTATAGCGCCTCAAAGTACCTCGGATGTGTACAGATAGGGAAGTTTGAGGTAGTAATCACGGGTGCTGTTTCATGGGCAAGACCCCCGGGTAATTCCGTCTCGCCCGCCGGGCGAGACGGAGGTGCGCGGCTGATGACCGACGCGGAGGAGCTCGACGCGGGAACCACCGCGAGACGGTTCGATCTGGGGCTGTTCGGTCCCCCGCCCTCGGTGGTCGCCGGCCGCTATGTCCTCGGCGACCTGCTGGGCGAAGGGGCCACCGCGCGCGTCCACCGGGCCCACGACCGGCTCCTCGACCGCACCGTCGCCGTGAAGCTGTTCCACCCCGGCACCGTCGAACTCGGCCGCGACCGGCGTGCGCAGGAAGTGCAGGCGCTCCAAGCCGTCCAGCACCCGGGCCTGATCAGCCTCTACGACGCGGGCACCGACGAAGGCCACGCGTACCTGGTGATGCAGCTCGCCGAAGGACCGAACCTCGCCAAGCGGCTGCTCGGCGGGCCGCTGCCCGGCGACGAGGTGACGGAGCTGGGCGCCCAGCTCGCCGAGGCACTCGCGCACGTGCACGCCCACCACGTGACGCACCGGGATCTCAAGCCCGCCAACATCTTGCTCGCCGGCGACCGGGCGCTGATCGCCGATTTCGGCGTGGCCCGGCTGGTCGACGCGACACGCGTGACGGCGACCGGGGCCACCGTCGGCACCGCGGCCTACCTCGCGCCCGAGCAGGTGCTGGGCGAACGGCCCGGCCCGGCCGCCGACGTCTACGCGCTCGGGCTGGTGCTGCTGGAGTGCCTGAGCGGGGTACGCGAGTACCAGGGCACGCCGGCGGAGTCCGCCGTCGTCCGGCTGCACCGGCAGCCGGACGTGCCGGAAGGCCTGCCCGAGCCGCTGTCGACGACGCTGCGCGCGATGACCGCCCGCGAGCCGGAAACCAGGCCCACCGCCGCGGCGGCCGCCCGCGCGCTGCGAGGCGAGGGCGAAATCCCGCCGCCCCCGCGCGGCCGGCGGCGGCTGGTGCTGTTCGCCTCCGCGGCCGCGGTGCCGGTTGTGCTCGCGGCCGTCGGCGCCGCGCTGCTGCTGAACTTGACCACCCCAGCCAACGGCGCCGGCCCCGAGCCCGCCCCGGCGCCCGCGGTGAACCCGCCGGGCAGCGGGGCGCCGGTCCCGATGCCGGCCGCGTCGGTGAGCCCGCCGACGGTCACCGTCACCCCCCGGACGCCGGTGGTGAAGGGCAAAGCCGGACGCAAGGCCGATCGCCCGGCCAAGACCAAGGCGAAGGTCCCGGGCGGCCGGCACCGCGGCAAGGACCCCCGGCCGAGGTGACGGCGCGGGCCCGGTGACCGGCCGCCCGCCCCGTGCCCCGAACTTGCTGACCCCGCAAGGAATCCGGGGCCGCCACACGCACGTCCGCGGGTTCAAGCAGCCCGGCCCGGGCCGGGCGGTTCACCAGGTCGACATCATTTCCCCGGCAGCGGATTGTCGGCCTTTCCGTGGACCCGCTCCAGCACGACGACGGGGATCTGCCGGCCGGACATCGCCTCGAACTCGGCGAACTTCGGAATGAGCGCTACCGTTTTCGCCCAGATCCGCTCACGCTCCGCGCCCTCCGCGAGCCGGGCCACGACCGGCACCGTTTCCGTGCCCACCTCGACGGTGGTTCGCGGATTCGCCATGAGATTGCGGTACCAGGCCGGATGCCGCGGGCTGCCGCCGTGCGTGCCGAAGACGGCCCAGCCATCGTCGACCAGCTGATAGAATAACGGGCTGATCCGCTCACGCCCGGTCTTGGCCCCGGTGTGGTGCACCAGGATCGGCGGTATGCCCCAAGCCTCGCCGAGGCCGGGAACCGGCGGCGGAACGGGGCGGCCAGCGGCGAATTCCTCGTCGCTGCTCCACGCCACATAACCGGCGTTCGCGCGGAACTCGGCGATGATCCGCTGATTCCAGTCAGCGAGGTCGATGGCCTCGTTCGCGGTGGGCTTGGACGGGTCGGACATGGTTTCCCTCACTATCCGGAGCACGTGCTCCTGAAAGTAGCACAGGGCGGAGCAAGTGCTCCGGATAAGGCGGTATGCTGGCCGCATGGCAGTGGCTGGACCGGAAAGCACCACCCGGCGTCGCGCACCGCGCGTGGACGCGATCCGCAACCGGGAGGCGATCGTCGAGGCCGCCGCGGCCGCGCTGGCCGAACAGGGCACCGCGGTGGACGTGCGCGAGATCGCCCGCCGCAGCGGGGTGGGCATGGGCACCCTCTACCGGCACTTCCCGAAGAAAGAGGATCTCGTCCACACGGTCCTGCGCCAGGAATTCTCGAACTGGGCGGAATCCGCGCGTCAGGCGGCGATCGACACCGAAGACCCCTGGGCCGCCCTGACGGACTTCTACCAGCAGGCCCTGACCGGCTGCGCCCGGCACCGCGCGATCATGGAGAACTTCGCGCTGAACTGCTCGGCCCCCGACACCGACGCCGACGGCATCCGGCAGCTTCGCCTCGTCATCGAGAAACTGTGCGACCGCGCCGTCGCCACGGGCCTGCTGCGCCCCGGCGTGACCGCCGACGACCTGATGCTCCTGCTGGTCTCACTGGGCCACGCCGTCCAGATCACCGACGAGGACAGCCCGCAGCGGTGGCACCGGCTGCTGCGCATCTCGCTCGACGGCCTGCGCGCCGACCACCGCGAGCCCCTTCCCGGTGAACCGTCCACTCAGGACTGAGAACCAGGCGCTGGGAACTTCCCCGGCAGCCGCTAGGACTTCCGCGGCGCCGGCGGTTTCCGGTCCTCCGGGGAATCCGGGACGACCGGTGCGGGCTGGGCGGGCGGCTGCGGGGCGGGCGAAGCCCCGGCCGGATCCGCCTGGGGCGGCGGGCCGAAGTGGTCCCGGCACCAGCGGCCGTACCGCCTCGAATTCGCAGTCATCGCGTCACCTCCTCCCGGGTCCAGCGGTTCACCACCAGGGTCCCCCGCAACCGGTGGCGGCGCCAGCCCATTACCGGCACTCAGCCGACCGGGTGGCGGCCCTCGCGATCCCTTACCTCCCGGTCGGCCACGACGGCCCCGGCGTTACGGAGATCCGGGCCGGCGGCGGCACTCAACCGGCAGCGGGCGCGGCCTCGATGGCCAGCACGGCGATGTCGTCGTGGCTGGAGTTGCCCAGCCACTCCCGGACGGCTTCGCGCAGCCGCCGCACGACCTCGCGGGCGGGCAGGCCCACACAGTCGGCGAGCACGGTGAACAAGCGCTCGTCGCCGAACAGCTCCGCGGACTCCGTGCGGTTGCGGGCTTCCGTGACGCCGTCGGTGTAGAGCAGGCAGACGTCGCCCTCGTCGAGATGGGTCACGGCCTCGGCGAACCGGGCCTGCGGCGAAATCCCCACCAGCGTGCCGGGCACGCTGACTTCCTCGACCCCGCCGTCACGGCGCAGGATCAGCGGCGCGGGGTGGCCGCCGGAGGCGAGCGTCAGGTCCAGCCCCGACTCGGCGGGCGCCACCGAACCCAGCACCAGCGTCGCGAAACGATTGCTGCCGGTCGCGATGAGGAGTTCGTTGAGCAGGCGCAGCAGGGTGCGGCCGTCCCGTTCGACGAGGTGCAGCGCGGCGAGCGAATGGCGTACCCGGCCGGAGAGCGCGGCCGCCTCGGCGCCCTTGCCGCAGATGTCGCCGACGAACAGGAAGGCGCTGCCGTCCTCGCGGCCCAGCACGTCGTAGAAGTCGCCGCCGACGCCGAGCACGCCGCCGGCCGGCTCGAACCAGATCTCGAACCGCGCGCCGTCCACGTCCGCGGGCGGCTGCGGCCGCAGCGTGGACTCCAGCCCGCGCGTCGCCTCTTCCTGGCGGGCGTAGCGCTGCGCGTTGGCCAGCGCCGTCCCCGCCGCCTTGGCGAACATCGACGTCGCGCGCGCCTGCCCGGAGCCGAACGCCGGCTCCCCGCGACGGCCGATCAGCACCGCGCCGGTCACGCCCGAGCTGTCGGCGACACCGAGCGAAACGACGGAAACCTCGGTGTGGCCGGGGAACCGCTCGGCGACGACCGCGGGCAGCGCGGTCACCTCCTCCTCCGGCACGTGCCGCACCTCGGGCACGCCGACCGCGGCGAACGTCTCGGCGAGGACCGGCGCGAGCTGGGCCGGGACCCGGCGGATCCGGCCGTGGCCGGGCGCGGCGTGGTCCTCGGCGCTCCACCACTCCCAGCGGCCGCGGGTGGTGGGCAGCAGCACGAACACGCACTCGCCGAGCGCGGCCGCGGCCAGTTCGGCGATCACCCGCGCCGTGCCGTGCCGGCCGCGCGCGGCGGCGAGCTTCGGCCCGGCGGCGGCGAGGAACTCTTCCGGACGGCGCGGGCTGTCGTCGACGACTGTCCAGGCGTGCCAGCCTTCGGGCAGGGCGCGGACGTGGGCGGCGCGGTGCTGGCCGCCCGAGTCGATCCGGCCCGTGGTCTCCGTCACGCTCACCAGCACGGGCGCGACGCCCTCGGGTCCGAGCGCCTTGGCCGCCGTGTTCGCCCAGCGCAGCGAGCCGTCGGCGTCGGTGACGAACACCGGGTCACGCACGTCTTCGAGCATCGGCCGCCAGAAGCCGCTGTACTCGGGCAGGCCCTCGGCGGGGGCGCCGGGTGGCCGGGCCGACGCCGGGGCGGGCCGTGACACCATGCACGAACCTCCTGCCTCCGGGTCGACCGAACTTTCCTGGTTCTTCAAGGTTGGCACAGTGTGCGCGGGCGGACTGGCTCGAAGTGTAGGGCGAACCGTGGCACGCTGGGTCGACGACCATGCCCGGCACACGCATGGTGGAGAGGTGCGGCTGAAATGACAACGCGATCCGAGCGCGACGAGCTCGCCGGGCCGGACGGCATCAGCGCCGGTGAACACGCTGCGCTGGAACGGCTTCTGGCCGCCGCCCGTGACCTCGGGGAGGGCAACTTCCGCCGCCGGCTGGTCGCCCACGGCGACGGGATCACCGCGCAGCTCGCCACCGCGTTCAACGACATCGCCGAGCGCAACCAGCGGCTGGTGACCGAGCTCATGCGCGTGCGCACCGCCGTCGGCCAGGAGGGCCGGCTCACCGAGCGTGTGCGCGCCGAGATCGGCCCCGGCGGCTGGACCACCGCGGTCGAAACGGTGAACGGCCTGATCGAGGACGTCAGCAGGCCCGTGGTGGAGCTGGACCGGGTGCTCGGCGCCGTCGCTTCGGGCGACCTGTCGCAGCCGATGGCGCTGCAGCTCGAAGGCCGTCCGCTGCAGGGCCAGTACGAGGGCCTGGCCAAGACCGTGAACGGGCTGCTCGCGCAGCTGTCCCGCTTCGCCGCCGAAGTGATCCGGCTCTCCCGCGAGATCGCGGGAGAGGGCCGCCTCGGCGGGCAGGCGGAGGTGCCGGGTGTCGCGGGCACCTGGCGCGACCTCACCGACTCCGTCAACTTCCTCGCCGACAACCTGACCGAGCAGGTCCGCAACATCGCGCAGGTGACCACCGCCGTCGCGCGCGGCGACCTGACGCAGAAGATCAACGTCGACGCCCGCGGCGAGATCCTGGAACTCAAGAACACCATTAACACCATGGTGGATCAGCTGTCGTCATTCGCCGACGAAGTCACCCGGGTCTCCCGGGAGGTCGGCAGTGAGGGACGGCTGGGCGGCCAGGCCCGCGTGCCGGGCGTCGCCGGCACCTGGCGCGACCTCACCGACTCGGTGAACCTGATGGCCGACAACCTCACCGACCAGGTCCGCAACATCGCCCAGGTGGCCACCGCCGTGGCCACCGGCGACCTGACGAAGAAGATCGACGTCGACGCCCGCGGCGAGATCCTGCAGCTCAAGAACACGCTGAACACCATGGTGGATCAGCTCTCCGCGTTCGCCGACGAGGTCACCCGCGTGGCCCGCGAGGTCGGCAGCGACGGGCGGCTGGGCGGCCAGGCCGAGGTGCCCGGCGCGGCCGGCACCTGGCGCGGGCTGACCGACTCGGTGAACCAGATGGCCGACAACCTCACCGACCAGGTCCGCAACATCTCCCACGTGACCACCGCCGTGGCGAAGGGCGACCTGACGCAGAAGATCACCGTCGACGCCCGCGGCGAGATCCTCGAGCTCAAGACCACGATGAACACGATGGTCGACCAGCTCTCGGCGTTCGCGGACGAGGTCACCCGCGTGGCCCGCGAGGTCGGCACCGAGGGGCAGCTGGGCGGCCAGGCCACCGT
This genomic interval carries:
- a CDS encoding MarR family winged helix-turn-helix transcriptional regulator; translation: MSLADDAVEARAQGWRTLAALHARIEDRLQRELERDHELSVSEYTVLDVLARQDGFHLRMNQLAGAVVLSQSATTRLVTRLEDRGLLSRYLCATDRRGIYTEVTPAGKQLLAAARPTHDATLAAALAEAGELPELAPLVGALGSLTFAEK
- a CDS encoding SDR family NAD(P)-dependent oxidoreductase, whose product is MKIDLSGRIALVTGSTAGIGEATAKALAEAGADVVVNGRSAERVAETAKRLGVRGIAADVGTAEGVAALVEQLPDVDVLVNNAGIFAAQPVFEIPDDEWLRFYQVNVLSGVRLTRHYAPRMTGRGWGRVIFVSSESGIQTPGEMVHYGMTKTAQLALSRGMAQEVAGTGVTVNSVLPGPTLTEGVREFVASLYPDPDLDFAEAERKFMAEDRPTSLLGRLIRPEEVANLIAYVASDQASATTGGALRVDGGVLTSIIP
- a CDS encoding aldo/keto reductase, translating into MTSVPTTKLTNGVEMPQLGFGVFQVPDADTTTAVKAALEAGYRSIDTAAVYGNEAGVGRAIAESGIARDELFITSKLWNADQGYDEALRGFDAGLAKLGLEQLDLFLIHWPVAKYDKYVPTWKALEKLYADGRVRAIGVSNFQPAHLRRVLDEGSVVPAVNQIELHPYLIQAELRAFHAEHGIVTEAWSPLAQGGDLLAEPIVTGLAAKHGRSPAQIVLRWHLQLGNVVIPKSVTPSRIAENFDVFGFTLPDADVQELSSLDRGRRVGPDPDVLDAR
- a CDS encoding chloramphenicol phosphotransferase CPT family protein; its protein translation is MRSGDRPGRVIFLNGTSSAGKTTLARAIQDESETPFVYWGIDTLFSLVPSNWGGGRDGPLSRDGFWYDRTGSDEEGRPSVVIRYGEAGRRMLRSARAAAAAFARGGDDLVIDELLLTPDLLPEWMDALSGLEVLLVGVTCPLAVAEQRERGRRSPAGLARGHYRSVHDHGTAYDLTVDSTAGTPAVLAQAVLRGQIVR
- a CDS encoding SAM-dependent methyltransferase: MTPGDLVSGTARPDRLYGGRVSQARLSDALLGGQDHYEDDREALRRLLEIAPDAQVMAREHRAWLVRVVRHLAAERGIDQFLDLGSGLPAAENTHQIAQRHRPGAEVVYVDHDPVVQVHGRAVLEENEHTHITGADLTDPGATLGDPVVYRHLDFERPVAVLLCSILHHVESLDRAQYIVRSYVDELPSGSYLLLTHHHEPPDDPPRQALAHTLDAEFEGTCLGTVHRSRAEIASFFTGLDLLDPGLAYLHDWWPDGPRMTPLTDLNLMTLGGVALKP
- a CDS encoding sialidase family protein, whose product is MKLTRFVALAAAVLGVVAVASPASADPVVPAGFAPSSTSWTSPERGLVLGFTDCGTPGWCPSLLATADGGKSWRQLPAPPMSLPDNHNQVRLTAFSEQLLYVTDGTKIVVTRDGGKHWAPVQQAGDTGQRRYVSKIAEAGGRVFAVIRTYGDIEKTAIYSGKAGAPLLTPLPGFEVTGGLTDGDVTTDGGVQIALDADFNVEKYWTSGDGVAFTPATRPCPVGTRAVLGGVRDGQVIVLCNSGGGQPQPGSSERSIWRAPKLGGSFTGTEQAPVTGITQGFSAATADDATVSAVGGGVEFLHRTTDGGHTWSTIRLSERGFALADLDFPGAGTGVVVDGLPDSDGGSAVYRTTDGGGHWAELAFS
- a CDS encoding DUF4180 domain-containing protein, translating into MTEVVRRHGVQVWTAPAEGPELATEQDALDTIAGVYRLDAELLVIPVERFAPRFFDMDSRLIGGFFSKLVAYQYRLAVLGDVSAYVAESPVLRDVVRESNRGRHVWFVADQAELDERLAGAPGR
- a CDS encoding helix-turn-helix domain-containing protein, with the protein product MAQELYSVEQVADRLGLHVRTVRGYVRDERLKAVRIGKQYRISAADLAAFTGAPPPSAAPRSAEATSIVELEGIDRATAGRLTTHVHASIHGQGLRVETVHDPDRARLKLVVIGGLAGSADLLRLVADLSEAL
- a CDS encoding serine/threonine-protein kinase, which produces MTDAEELDAGTTARRFDLGLFGPPPSVVAGRYVLGDLLGEGATARVHRAHDRLLDRTVAVKLFHPGTVELGRDRRAQEVQALQAVQHPGLISLYDAGTDEGHAYLVMQLAEGPNLAKRLLGGPLPGDEVTELGAQLAEALAHVHAHHVTHRDLKPANILLAGDRALIADFGVARLVDATRVTATGATVGTAAYLAPEQVLGERPGPAADVYALGLVLLECLSGVREYQGTPAESAVVRLHRQPDVPEGLPEPLSTTLRAMTAREPETRPTAAAAARALRGEGEIPPPPRGRRRLVLFASAAAVPVVLAAVGAALLLNLTTPANGAGPEPAPAPAVNPPGSGAPVPMPAASVSPPTVTVTPRTPVVKGKAGRKADRPAKTKAKVPGGRHRGKDPRPR
- a CDS encoding nitroreductase/quinone reductase family protein, yielding MSDPSKPTANEAIDLADWNQRIIAEFRANAGYVAWSSDEEFAAGRPVPPPVPGLGEAWGIPPILVHHTGAKTGRERISPLFYQLVDDGWAVFGTHGGSPRHPAWYRNLMANPRTTVEVGTETVPVVARLAEGAERERIWAKTVALIPKFAEFEAMSGRQIPVVVLERVHGKADNPLPGK